In one Bacillus sp. PK3_68 genomic region, the following are encoded:
- a CDS encoding LCP family protein, translating into MERRRTRQKRKKRKFVSLILLIILVIGAVFAFNVYSSFNSALKNIVNKSALEKSEKREKDVSLKNKDAFTVLLLGVDEREGDKGRSDTMLLMSVNGEKNSVEMLSIPRDTRVNIAGKGKEDKINHAYAFGGVDMSAKTVEEFLDIPVDYYVEMNMDGFKEMVDAVGGVDVENSFAFSYGGESFDKGTIHLTGQQALEYTRMRKEDPQGDFGRQARQRQVIQGILNKGASINSIWKYNDILDALKTNMETNLSVDEMRAIQKNYAGARNNIKQEQIEGTGKKIDGIYYYIVPDEEKERVSTIFKEHLNLQ; encoded by the coding sequence ATGGAAAGAAGAAGGACCAGACAGAAACGAAAAAAGAGAAAGTTTGTTAGCCTTATATTATTGATCATATTAGTCATTGGAGCGGTTTTCGCATTTAATGTATATTCTTCGTTTAACAGTGCTCTTAAAAATATCGTAAATAAATCAGCGCTGGAAAAATCGGAGAAGCGTGAGAAGGACGTGTCCTTGAAAAATAAAGATGCCTTTACGGTCTTGCTGCTTGGCGTAGACGAACGTGAAGGAGATAAGGGACGCTCGGATACGATGCTTTTAATGTCCGTAAATGGTGAGAAAAACTCTGTGGAAATGTTAAGTATCCCTCGGGACACACGCGTAAATATTGCAGGTAAAGGAAAAGAGGATAAGATTAACCATGCTTATGCCTTTGGCGGAGTAGACATGTCTGCAAAAACAGTGGAAGAGTTTCTGGATATTCCAGTAGACTACTATGTAGAAATGAATATGGACGGATTTAAGGAAATGGTAGATGCCGTCGGCGGTGTAGATGTCGAAAATTCATTTGCCTTCTCTTATGGGGGCGAGAGCTTTGACAAGGGAACGATCCATTTAACCGGCCAGCAGGCTTTGGAGTACACAAGAATGCGTAAAGAAGACCCGCAAGGCGATTTTGGTCGACAAGCCCGTCAGCGCCAGGTGATACAAGGTATCCTTAATAAAGGGGCAAGCATCAATTCAATTTGGAAGTATAACGACATATTAGATGCGTTGAAAACGAATATGGAAACGAATTTGTCCGTAGATGAAATGAGAGCCATTCAAAAGAACTATGCCGGTGCCCGGAATAACATTAAGCAGGAGCAGATAGAAGGAACCGGAAAGAAAATAGACGGTATCTACTATTATATTGTGCCTGATGAAGAAAAAGAAAGAGTGTCTACTATATTTAAAGAGCACTTAAATCTGCAATAA
- a CDS encoding methyl-accepting chemotaxis protein, whose protein sequence is MRTRATSEKKRKKRIPLRVKWSFAICLAVFLSLAATILFMYKTVGDMLEKDDNQSNKSNAGMTADQVRMNLQTFEQSAEELSAIVSNQLKEKNAIPAIEALMKTVEENNELIMSAYFMDWKTGKIHISPYADFNKDVRETRTYKQLSKHKKTLWMDVYREEGSNKVMTSIITPVMSNGKMVGGLGYDVDLSTIGEAREKIEKSTGNKLAILDAQGVIVSSFIEGSEGKNMNPAKSGEIAGVEDVMKDSADFHSQFSWITDLYKKEDRPRTFTWKGKEYKAHTSTIPELNWKVISFTPQSVFASKMKDIQQTGMLSMAVGLLIGILFAMFLARKLVQIISNLRRTLNKTAEGNLQEQFIVQSNDEIGDLSVSYNQMIDKMRGLIQQVERNVQRVNESTVGLNTIAAENSSAIANASRSVEEIANGAGHQTEEIERGVGTVQSLNWEIDQLLEQAQSTERALDAASGQLENASGKVRQLSDSSNLLEQAFQKVTRLVAALNEKSKSISEVTSAISQISEQTNLLSLNASIEAARAGEHGKGFAVVAHEVRSLAEQSKSSAEDIQQTINRVLVETEELVQVMAETNRISDEQKKAVQSVTQSNEQLMAFMQNMIQIIQKETNSIDKLQVQKDHIVKAIERISAVSQETAATSEEIAASMEEQAASSNELAQHAAQLAQHTEQLQEAIHQFKI, encoded by the coding sequence ATGCGCACACGAGCTACATCAGAGAAGAAAAGAAAGAAAAGAATCCCTCTCCGTGTAAAATGGAGTTTCGCTATTTGTTTGGCTGTTTTTTTATCGCTTGCAGCGACTATTTTGTTTATGTACAAAACGGTTGGCGATATGCTAGAAAAAGACGATAACCAATCAAACAAGAGCAATGCGGGTATGACTGCGGATCAGGTAAGAATGAATCTTCAAACATTTGAGCAATCAGCTGAAGAACTTTCTGCTATCGTTTCCAATCAATTAAAAGAGAAAAATGCCATTCCTGCCATTGAGGCTCTTATGAAGACGGTAGAGGAAAATAATGAGCTGATCATGTCCGCTTATTTCATGGATTGGAAGACAGGCAAGATTCATATTTCACCGTACGCCGACTTCAATAAAGATGTGCGTGAAACAAGAACGTATAAACAATTATCCAAGCATAAGAAAACGCTATGGATGGATGTATACAGAGAAGAAGGGTCTAATAAGGTCATGACATCTATTATTACGCCCGTTATGTCTAACGGCAAAATGGTGGGCGGTCTCGGCTATGATGTAGACCTGTCTACAATTGGGGAAGCTCGAGAGAAGATTGAAAAGTCGACAGGAAATAAACTGGCGATTCTCGATGCCCAGGGGGTAATTGTTTCTTCTTTTATCGAGGGGTCCGAAGGGAAGAACATGAATCCTGCCAAAAGCGGCGAGATAGCGGGTGTAGAAGATGTAATGAAAGACTCAGCGGATTTCCATTCCCAATTCAGCTGGATTACGGATCTTTATAAAAAAGAAGACAGGCCCCGCACTTTCACATGGAAAGGAAAGGAATACAAAGCACACACCTCCACTATTCCAGAGCTGAATTGGAAAGTGATTTCTTTTACTCCTCAGAGTGTATTTGCCAGCAAGATGAAGGACATTCAACAAACGGGTATGCTGAGCATGGCTGTCGGTTTGCTGATTGGCATCCTCTTTGCAATGTTCTTAGCTAGAAAGTTAGTTCAAATTATTTCTAACTTAAGACGCACGTTAAATAAAACGGCGGAAGGCAATTTACAGGAACAATTTATCGTACAATCCAATGATGAAATTGGTGATTTGTCCGTTAGCTATAATCAGATGATTGATAAGATGAGAGGCCTTATTCAACAAGTCGAGCGGAACGTACAGCGTGTCAATGAATCGACCGTTGGACTGAACACGATTGCGGCTGAGAACAGTTCGGCTATTGCTAACGCCTCCCGCTCTGTTGAGGAAATTGCCAATGGAGCCGGTCATCAAACGGAGGAAATCGAACGGGGCGTTGGCACTGTTCAGTCGTTGAATTGGGAGATTGACCAATTGCTGGAACAAGCGCAATCAACAGAAAGAGCTTTGGATGCTGCGTCGGGACAGCTGGAAAATGCCAGTGGGAAGGTAAGACAATTAAGCGATTCTTCCAATCTTCTCGAACAGGCATTTCAGAAGGTAACAAGACTTGTGGCAGCTTTAAACGAAAAGTCAAAGTCGATATCGGAAGTGACTTCTGCTATCTCGCAAATTTCTGAGCAAACCAATTTGCTTTCTCTAAATGCTTCGATTGAAGCGGCAAGAGCCGGTGAACACGGGAAAGGCTTTGCGGTTGTCGCACATGAAGTTCGCAGCCTCGCGGAACAGTCTAAGAGTTCGGCGGAAGACATTCAGCAAACGATCAACCGCGTGCTCGTAGAAACAGAGGAACTGGTTCAAGTCATGGCTGAGACAAACCGGATTAGTGATGAGCAAAAAAAGGCGGTCCAATCAGTTACCCAATCTAATGAACAACTAATGGCATTTATGCAAAATATGATTCAGATCATTCAGAAGGAAACAAACTCCATCGATAAGCTGCAAGTGCAAAAAGATCATATTGTGAAAGCGATCGAAAGAATATCCGCCGTTTCCCAAGAAACCGCCGCTACGTCAGAAGAGATTGCTGCTTCTATGGAAGAACAAGCAGCTTCCTCTAATGAGTTGGCCCAGCATGCGGCTCAATTAGCCCAGCATACCGAACAGTTACAGGAAGCGATTCATCAATTTAAGATTTAG
- a CDS encoding WG repeat-containing protein encodes MKRLYVALGAFLLLGGCGEEGSSASHSGSQVKGEQDRAGAERLPVPVQLDTGNHYVNGNGKIAISGPFDSAAPFSNGLAQVSKGGDTYFINKKGDEVFTSKYEAVEPFSNGYALISANAGKDETMPRYGYIDKKGNLQIHPVYFTASSFSEGLALGVYPNDAEEEWEVHLIDTNGNMKKLPNLSAGNTTTVLPFSEGRAVILPSQYAHAYLIDKEGKILSQDTYQVIQSFHNGLAPAMILDEATGEEHWGYIDKQGEKAIPFQYDDALEFGNQASLAQSGGSWGIINKKGEWIKEPAFESASTFSDGLAAVKIDGRWGYANEAGEMVISPQFTSAEPFRGGLAEVTVGQNTGYINSKGKYVIKLSDLPSEKTKEQEPISKEEAATRLYQEFRLAESKYKVYFEGMTEKGNYRFWVHEFVIDDSKTGEGHTATYGFFDFNPYTGEYQNIMDREEESAVERGDTDSRVVTSEGGTQFDAGYFSIDCPEHFQAEPSYPYENDEGSGFEMVTFVAEHSPVSFFAFAGSAEKDPEEIALNPSLETLSDVKNEKTEKAHVQWYRIDANDQSYTRVYERTVYPDGSQVIVGLKFHSWDTYEEYKDQYLEFKKSFKKNN; translated from the coding sequence ATGAAACGGTTGTATGTAGCATTAGGAGCTTTTCTGCTACTGGGAGGATGTGGAGAAGAGGGATCGAGCGCTTCTCATTCAGGCAGTCAAGTGAAAGGTGAACAGGACAGAGCGGGAGCAGAACGGCTGCCTGTTCCCGTGCAATTAGATACAGGAAATCATTATGTGAATGGAAACGGCAAAATCGCCATATCGGGGCCATTTGACTCTGCCGCTCCGTTTTCGAACGGACTGGCTCAAGTATCGAAAGGGGGAGATACGTACTTTATTAATAAGAAAGGAGATGAAGTTTTCACGTCCAAGTATGAGGCAGTTGAACCTTTTTCTAATGGCTATGCGCTCATTTCAGCAAATGCCGGTAAAGATGAGACGATGCCCCGTTATGGATATATAGATAAGAAGGGGAATCTTCAGATTCATCCAGTATACTTTACTGCTTCCTCTTTTTCGGAAGGGCTCGCTCTTGGAGTGTATCCTAATGATGCCGAGGAAGAGTGGGAGGTCCATTTGATTGATACGAATGGAAATATGAAAAAGCTGCCGAACCTGTCTGCAGGAAATACAACGACTGTTTTGCCTTTTAGTGAAGGGCGGGCCGTTATTCTTCCAAGCCAGTATGCCCACGCTTATTTAATAGATAAAGAGGGGAAAATCCTTTCCCAAGACACCTACCAAGTCATTCAATCATTCCACAACGGCTTAGCTCCAGCGATGATTCTAGATGAAGCTACAGGTGAGGAGCACTGGGGCTATATTGATAAGCAAGGAGAAAAAGCGATACCTTTTCAGTATGATGATGCACTTGAATTTGGCAATCAGGCGAGCCTTGCTCAATCAGGCGGTTCCTGGGGGATCATCAACAAAAAAGGCGAGTGGATTAAAGAGCCGGCATTTGAATCAGCCTCCACTTTCTCGGATGGGTTAGCAGCAGTAAAGATAGACGGAAGATGGGGGTATGCAAATGAGGCAGGAGAAATGGTGATCTCTCCTCAATTTACAAGTGCTGAGCCCTTTCGAGGAGGATTGGCAGAAGTAACAGTCGGACAAAACACAGGTTACATTAATTCTAAAGGGAAATATGTAATTAAACTAAGCGACTTGCCGTCAGAAAAGACAAAGGAGCAAGAACCGATCAGCAAAGAAGAAGCGGCAACACGGCTTTATCAAGAGTTTAGATTAGCTGAGTCTAAATATAAAGTTTATTTTGAAGGAATGACAGAAAAGGGAAACTACCGCTTTTGGGTTCATGAGTTTGTTATTGACGATTCAAAAACAGGAGAAGGACATACTGCGACGTACGGCTTCTTTGATTTTAATCCTTATACAGGAGAGTATCAAAACATTATGGATAGGGAAGAGGAGTCAGCAGTAGAGAGGGGCGATACCGATTCAAGAGTCGTTACCTCAGAAGGAGGCACACAATTTGATGCCGGTTATTTTTCGATTGACTGTCCTGAACATTTCCAAGCAGAGCCTTCTTATCCGTATGAAAATGACGAAGGCTCGGGTTTTGAAATGGTTACGTTTGTGGCAGAACATTCACCGGTTTCCTTCTTCGCTTTCGCAGGATCAGCAGAAAAAGATCCCGAGGAAATAGCGTTAAATCCATCACTGGAGACATTAAGTGATGTAAAGAATGAAAAAACGGAAAAGGCTCACGTTCAGTGGTATCGAATAGATGCAAACGACCAATCATACACGCGTGTCTATGAGCGAACAGTATATCCCGACGGCTCACAAGTAATCGTAGGGCTGAAGTTTCACAGCTGGGACACATATGAAGAATACAAAGATCAATATTTGGAATTTAAAAAGTCCTTTAAAAAAAATAATTAA
- a CDS encoding SH3 domain-containing protein has translation MGISKQIKRAVLAMLMTALAFSIIFSSNVEAAGTKTGYVDIKSGVLNVRSGPGGSYKVIATLKNNTKLTIYSQTKNGWSETRVNNKKGYVSTGYLRFYSQMSNQEAKRITDRAIGTMDKLSYERSYTRKQIHSVLATSYTASYIDALIKYDMWPTGKKDKYGNPLYEWIATDFPAFRIWGFDWYAQDAPKPPTVTYYTKNGAQYLNVYQNSEDDMYEYEQKLFLIKQYSKSSWKIYSYQW, from the coding sequence ATGGGGATAAGCAAACAAATAAAGCGAGCAGTTCTGGCTATGCTGATGACTGCCTTGGCTTTCTCAATTATATTTTCATCTAATGTAGAAGCAGCGGGGACAAAAACAGGGTATGTGGATATTAAATCAGGGGTTCTCAATGTTCGCAGCGGTCCAGGCGGCAGTTACAAAGTAATAGCAACCTTAAAAAATAACACGAAGCTGACGATCTATTCACAAACAAAGAATGGTTGGTCAGAAACAAGGGTGAATAACAAGAAAGGGTATGTTTCCACCGGATATTTGCGTTTTTATAGTCAGATGTCTAATCAAGAGGCAAAACGGATTACAGACCGGGCTATTGGCACAATGGACAAACTGAGCTATGAGCGCTCTTACACGAGAAAGCAAATCCATTCTGTTCTAGCCACTAGCTACACGGCTTCTTATATTGATGCACTGATTAAATACGACATGTGGCCGACAGGCAAAAAAGATAAATATGGCAACCCTTTATATGAATGGATTGCTACAGACTTTCCAGCCTTCAGAATATGGGGATTTGACTGGTATGCTCAAGACGCACCCAAACCTCCAACCGTTACATATTACACAAAAAATGGCGCTCAATACTTAAATGTGTATCAAAATAGCGAAGATGATATGTACGAATACGAGCAAAAGCTCTTTTTGATTAAACAATATTCGAAATCGAGCTGGAAAATATATAGTTACCAGTGGTAA
- a CDS encoding superinfection immunity protein: MSLFLVAFIALCFYLIPTIIAFIRNKRNKVAIFALNFFLGWSLVGWVVSLVWALTHD; encoded by the coding sequence ATGTCGTTATTTCTTGTTGCATTCATTGCTTTATGCTTTTATTTAATTCCTACGATTATCGCTTTTATAAGAAACAAGCGAAACAAAGTAGCGATCTTCGCATTAAATTTTTTCCTTGGCTGGTCTCTTGTTGGCTGGGTCGTATCGCTCGTATGGGCGTTAACCCATGACTAA
- a CDS encoding S-layer homology domain-containing protein → MKRNFAVFFALLFMVVLFQAGPVSAAQNEFGQAYSGTLADTNTEDRYTYTLTHSGTFTIDLQSYLGAVSIEVVDENNKEVFSHSVRGGKPDNPAKENYAVDLEEGSYTVIVERYSSSYNGSYRVTADFVSSQANEMEPNNGTEAAQKITLPHEPVTGFLSWNDAEDYYEFDVKQAGKVTIQLDSYLEAVSFSLINHTTDQRVWDNASVREGKPETPKKEFFTVYLEPGKYYAKVSKYSSSYTGKYKLKVSHTAAGNTETEGNNGTVTAQPFPSTGTVKGLISWNDRADYYKLRVKSPTKVNIKASAFFYSEVLLLDENGKQLDRVTTYNGEEDNPHTQIITYSLTPNKDYFVSVGGYYSNSQGVYTLDIPELKPVTVQFKDVSSAYRPAVDYLVRHQITNGLSKTEFGVSKNISRADAAVWLAKALNLNTETARDSGFADVPARAVGAVNALKEEGIVGGKTDTRFGAYDSLTRGEIAIILQRAYQLSGNGSSSFTDVSDRYRDAVDALVANKVTNGISARSFGVSQKLTRGQLAIFLYRLSTK, encoded by the coding sequence ATGAAAAGAAATTTTGCTGTTTTTTTTGCTTTATTGTTTATGGTTGTGCTTTTTCAGGCAGGGCCCGTTTCTGCAGCCCAGAATGAATTTGGACAGGCATACAGCGGAACGCTTGCAGATACGAATACCGAGGATCGCTATACATATACATTGACCCATTCGGGTACGTTTACGATCGATTTGCAATCTTATCTTGGAGCGGTGTCTATCGAAGTAGTAGATGAAAATAACAAAGAAGTATTTTCTCACAGCGTGCGCGGTGGAAAACCTGATAATCCAGCTAAGGAAAATTATGCTGTCGATTTAGAAGAGGGGAGCTACACCGTTATTGTTGAACGATACTCTTCTTCCTATAACGGAAGCTATCGAGTCACGGCTGATTTTGTAAGCTCACAAGCGAATGAAATGGAGCCTAATAATGGAACAGAGGCTGCCCAAAAAATTACGTTGCCTCATGAGCCGGTTACTGGCTTTCTTAGCTGGAATGATGCTGAGGATTATTATGAATTTGACGTAAAACAGGCTGGGAAAGTAACCATTCAGCTAGATTCTTATCTTGAAGCGGTTTCCTTCAGCCTAATCAATCACACAACAGATCAAAGAGTGTGGGATAATGCGAGCGTTCGGGAAGGAAAACCGGAAACACCTAAAAAGGAATTTTTCACAGTTTATCTTGAGCCAGGCAAGTATTACGCGAAAGTGAGCAAGTATTCATCCAGCTACACAGGGAAATACAAATTAAAGGTCTCGCACACAGCAGCCGGCAATACAGAAACGGAAGGGAACAACGGGACAGTGACTGCCCAGCCATTTCCAAGTACCGGTACGGTAAAAGGGCTGATCAGCTGGAACGACCGCGCTGATTATTACAAATTGCGCGTAAAATCCCCTACGAAAGTAAATATCAAAGCAAGTGCATTTTTCTATTCGGAAGTGTTGCTGCTTGACGAAAATGGAAAACAGCTCGACCGGGTAACTACGTATAATGGAGAGGAAGACAATCCTCATACACAAATTATCACGTATAGCCTGACACCTAATAAAGATTATTTTGTGAGCGTCGGCGGCTACTATTCAAATTCTCAAGGAGTCTATACACTAGACATTCCTGAATTAAAGCCGGTGACAGTTCAGTTTAAGGATGTCTCTTCTGCTTATCGGCCAGCTGTTGATTATTTAGTCCGCCACCAAATTACAAATGGCCTGTCTAAAACAGAATTCGGTGTTTCCAAAAACATCAGCCGTGCAGATGCGGCTGTCTGGTTGGCAAAAGCGTTGAATTTAAATACAGAAACAGCTAGAGACTCAGGGTTTGCTGATGTGCCAGCAAGAGCCGTTGGCGCGGTAAATGCTTTGAAAGAAGAAGGCATTGTTGGCGGAAAAACAGACACGAGATTTGGCGCGTATGATTCGTTAACACGCGGTGAAATTGCAATTATCTTACAGCGAGCGTATCAGCTGTCCGGAAACGGCTCTTCTTCTTTTACGGATGTATCTGACCGGTACAGAGACGCAGTAGATGCCCTTGTAGCTAATAAAGTGACAAATGGTATTTCTGCTAGATCCTTCGGTGTGTCCCAAAAATTAACACGCGGCCAGTTAGCGATTTTTCTGTACCGTTTATCAACAAAATAA
- a CDS encoding competence protein ComK: MNIMKNYEISMNTMALVEEYHLEYNTIIYDVNGIYYTKQTVKSLLEEACIKRFSTYEGRLKPVRKLLDYVQKTPLLICPNQRICAFPITSPQKYGCPWILPYHVQSYEMKNGKLIVTFNNGIQLPLNCSLRIFKNQLERTANCLNYYQRMTATLF; encoded by the coding sequence ATGAATATAATGAAAAATTATGAGATTTCAATGAACACCATGGCTCTCGTCGAAGAATATCATCTAGAGTACAACACGATTATTTATGATGTAAACGGCATTTATTACACAAAGCAGACCGTCAAGTCCTTGCTTGAAGAGGCTTGTATTAAGAGATTCTCCACTTATGAAGGCCGGCTGAAGCCCGTCCGCAAGCTGCTTGATTACGTCCAAAAGACACCTTTGCTTATTTGCCCCAACCAGCGCATTTGTGCTTTTCCAATCACATCGCCACAAAAATACGGCTGCCCCTGGATCCTGCCCTACCACGTACAATCCTATGAAATGAAGAACGGCAAACTGATCGTGACCTTCAATAATGGCATACAGCTGCCACTTAACTGTTCACTGCGGATCTTCAAAAATCAGCTGGAACGGACCGCTAATTGTCTTAATTACTATCAGCGGATGACAGCTACTCTTTTTTAA